The following is a genomic window from Citrifermentans bemidjiense Bem.
CAGCGAATTCTTCCTCTACTGGTACCAGGTGCGCGGCAAGAGCCTCTCCGAGGAATTCTCGCTCAAGGGGCAGCAGATTCTGAACTCGGTATTGCACCGGCGCCGCGACGCCTCCTTCATCAGGGTTTCCATCCCCTTCCAGGGGGATGAGCGGCAGGCCAAGGCCGTAGGGGAGCGCTTCGTAAAGGAGTTCCTCCCGGCGATACGGACCTTCCTGCCGAGCTGAGCCTCCCGGCGCGGCTCTCCATCTGCCTCATGGCGATGGCGGCGCGGGTAGGGCGGCAATGGAACTGCAGCGCGATAAATTCATTTTGGCGGCCTTGGTGCCGCAATTTCAGGAGGACGACTTGACGGTAGAGCGCATTGTCTCAGTGGTAGGGCTAGGGTACGTGGGGCTTCCGGTAGCGGTTGCCTTCGGCAAGGTGCGCCGCGCCATAGGCTTCGACATCAATGGCACCAGGATCAAGGAGCTGTGCGAGGGGTACGACCGGACCGCCGAGGTGGAGGCGGGGGATCTGGCTCAAGCGGACATCCTGTTCACCGACCGGGTCGAGGACCTGGCTCAGGCCAATTTCCACATCGTGGCGGTCCCGACCCCCATCGACGAGGCGAACCAGCCGGACCTGAGCCTCGTCTGCCGGGCCAGCGAGACCGTGGGGAAGGCGCTTAAAAAGGGCGACATCGTGGTCTACGAATCCACCGTCTACCCGGGGGTAACCGAGGACGAATGCGTCCCGGTCCTGGAGCGGGTCTCCGGCCTCAAAGGCGGTATCGACTTCAAGGTGGGATACAGCCCGGAGCGGATCAACCCCGGCGACAAGGAGCACACCTTCACCAAGATCAAGAAGGTGGTCTCCGGCCAGGACAGTGAGACCCTGGAGGTGGTGGCGGAGGTCTACAGCTCGGTGGTGACGGCGGGGGTGTTCCGCGCCTCCTCCATCAAGGTGGCGGAAGCGGCCAAGGTGATCGAGAACACCCAGCGCGACCTGAACATCGCCCTCATGAACGAACTGGCGCTCATCTTCGACCGCCTGGGGATCGACACCTCCGAGGTGCTGGCGGCAGCCGGGAGCAAGTGGAACTTCCTCAAGTTCTCCCCCGGTCTGGTCGGCGGGCACTGCATCGGCGTCGACCCTTACTACCTCACCCACAAGGCGGAGAAGTTAGGCTACATCCCGCAGGTGATCCTGGCGGGGCGGCGCATCAACGACGGCATGGGGAAATTCGTGGCGCAGCGCGCCGTGAAGGAGATCATCAGGGCCGGGCACCCGGTGCTGAACGCGGTGGTCACGGTGCTGGGGATCACCTTCAAGGAAAACTGCCCCGACATCAGGAACTCCAAGGTCATCGACATCGTCAAGGAGCTCAAGGATTACGGGATGCAGGTCCAGGTCTGCGATCCTATGGCCGACCCGGAGGAGACGCTGCACGAGTACGGGGTGCGGCTCACCCCGAGGGAGCAGTTAAAGCCCGCAGTGGCGGTGGTGGCCGCCGTGGCCCACGCTGAATTCGCCTCCCTCGCGGCACCTGAACTCTTGGCGCTCATGGGTCCCAACCCGGTCTTGATCGACGTGAAGAGCATGTTCGACCGGGAGCGGGTTGAAGAGGCCGGTGTCAAGGTCTGGGCGTTATAAAGGGTTGAATCCCAGAGGGGAACATGGCGCTTTCGCTTGTTGCGATCATCTTGCTTTTGTTTGCCATGCTGAGGATAATCCGGCTGGAGCGCAAAAGCGCCTGCCGCACCTTATTGGCCATCCCCTTTTGCGCCGTCGCCTTCCTGGAGTTCTTCGACTTTGCGGCGCTGTACCAGTTCTTCCCCGAGGTGGACTGGAAGCGGTTGTCGCTTGGGGTCGAGGCGCTGCTCCCGGCGCTTTGGCTGCTGGTGAGCCTCACCTATGCCCGGGACCTGCCCGAACGCGGGCTTTCGCGCTCGACCCGCCTGATGCTCGCCGGCGCCTTCGCTTTGGTCCTGGTCCCCGTCTTGATGCCGGGGGAGGCTCTTTACTACGCTCCCGACTTCCCTCTGGAGCGGATGCTTTTTCTCACCGACGTCGGGTACTACTTCTACGTCGCGATGCTGGTCCTTTTGGTGGTGGCGCTCATGAACCTCGAGTCCACCCTGGTGAACGCCTCCTCCGAGGCGCTTTGGCGCGTTAAGCTCGACATCGTGGCGCTGGGCTCCGTGCTCGCCGTCTGCGTCTTCTACTACACCAACGCGCTCTTGTACCGCTCGCTCAACATGGAGCTGGTTCCCCTGCGCTCGCTTGTTTCCATCATCGCCGCGCTGATGATCGTCTACTCGCGCACCCACTGGAGGGGAACGGCGCAGGTGAAGGTCTCGCAGGCGGTCCTTTTGAAGTCCGTTGTCCTCACCGTAATCGCCGGGTATCTGTTGCTCCTGGGGTCCATCGGTGAGGGGATGAAGTACTTCGGCGCGCTCTTTCCCCGCGTGCTCGCCCTGTCGCTTGGGTTCATCGCGGGGATGCTCCTGCTCCTTTTGCTCCTCTCCGAGCGCGCCCAAAGGGAGCTGAAGGTCTTCCTCCATAAGCACTTCTACCAGAGCAAGTACGACTACCGGGCCCAGTGGCTGGGGCTCACCGAACGCCTGGCCAATTTCGAGAGCGGCGACGGGCTTTTGAGGCTGGTCCTCTCCGCCTACTGCGACATCTTCGGAGTGAGGGGGGGGGCGCTGTTCCTGCACCAGGACGGGTGCGGCTGGTTCTGCGCCACTGGGATCCAGGAGCTGGAAGAGGTCAGGGTAACCATCGCCGCCGACAACCCGCTCATCGCCTATCTGCGCGACCGCCGCTGGGTCTTTTGCAGCCGGGACGACAACCCGGAGATCCTGGAGGCCAACTGCCGCTGGCTTAGGGAACTGAAGGTGAGCTTCGCCATCCCTCTTTTCGAGGGGGAGGCGCTAACCGGTTTCATCGTTTTGGGCGAGCAGGTGGTTCCGGACGAAGAGTACCGCTACGAGGATTACGACCTGATGAAGGCGATCGCGCGCCAGGCCTCGGTGGCGATACAGCACCAGCGCCTCTCCGAGCAACTCACCCAGGCGAAAGCGATGGAGGCGGTGGGGAATCTGGCCACTTTCGTGGTGCACGACCTGAAAAACCTGGCGGCCACCGTATCGCTCGTGGTGGAAAACGCCCGGGAGCACCTGGACAACCCCGAGTTCCAAAAGGACATGCTCTCAAGCCTCGGCAACACCACGAGGAAGATGCACACGCTCATAGGCCGCCTGCGAAACCTCGGCGAGAGCGAACTCTTGCACATGCGCCCCGTAGACCTGCTGGCGTTGGCCCGGCACTCGGCGCGCCAGGTGCAGGGGAGGGCGGTCACGGTGCAGGGGACGCCGGAGAAGGTCATAGGCGACGAGGAAGAATTGGAGAAGGTGCTTTTGAACCTCTTCCTGAACGCGGTGGAGGCTTCCGAGCCGGGGACCCAGATCGTGGCGGAGGTGGGATGCGCGGACTCCCCCTACCTCAAGGTGTCGGACAGCGGCTGCGGCATGTCGCCGCTTTTCATACGGAACGAACTTTTTGCACCGTTCAAGACCACGAAGCAGGCGGGGCTCGGCATCGGGCTCTACCAGTGCCGGCAGATCGTGGCGGCGCACGGCGGCAGGATCGAGGTATGCAGCGTAGAGGGGGAGGGGACCGTGTTCACGGTATGGTTCCCGTCCCCTGCGCTAGGCGCGGAACGGGTCATCACACAGCCGGCATGAGGGGGTGGTAGTGAAAAAACTATTGATTGTCGACGACAACGACGATATCAGGCAGCAGTTGAAGTGGGGCCTGAACCAGGAATTCCAGGTGCTTTTGGCGGCCGATGGCAGAGAGGCGCTGCAGCAGTTCAAAAGCGAGAAGCCCGACGTGGTGGTGCTCGACCTGGGCCTTCCCCCCTACGCCGACAGTTCGGTGGAGGGGTTCCGCTGCCTGGACGAGATGCTCGGGCTGAACCCGGCGGCGAAGGTGATCATGCTGACCGGGAACAACGAACGGGAAAACGCCTTGAAGGCGATGCGCATGGGGGCCTTCGACTTTTACGCCAAGCCCCCGGTTTTGAGCGAGCTGAAGGTGATCATCACCCGCGCCTTTCACCTGGCCAACATCGACGAGCAGAACCTGAGGCAGGTATCGTCCCAGAGCGAGGACGGCGAGCAGTGGGGCATGGTCGGCTCCTGCCCCGAGATGCAGGCCGTCTTTCACACCATCCGCAAGGTTGCCGGCTCCAACGCCCCGATCCTCATCACCGGCGAAAGCGGCACCGGAAAGGAACTGGTGGCGGGCGCCATCCACGAGGCGAGCTCTCGCAACAAGGGGCCGCTGGTGGCCATCAACTGCGGCGCTATTCCCGAGAACCTCCTGGAGAGCGAGCTCTTCGGCCACGAGAAGGGGGCCTTCACCGGCGCCCACGCAGCGGTCAGGGGGAAGCTCCAGTTCGCCCACAAAGGGACGCTCTTTCTCGATGAAATAGGCGAGCTCCCGGTGAACCTCCAGGTGAAGCTTTTGCGCTTCTTGCAGGAGGGGACCATCCAGCGGGTCGGGGGGCGGGAGGAAATCGCCATCGACGCCCGCACCACCTGCGCCACCAACGTGGACATCGCCAAGGCGATCGAGGAAGGGCGCTTTAGGGAGGACCTCTACTACCGCATCGGGGTGATCAACATCAAGCTGCCTCCCTTGCGCGAACGCGGCGACGACATCCTCCTGATCGCGGAGAACTTCCTGCGGCTCTACTGCAAAGAGAACAAGAAGAAGACGGTCCGCTTCTCCACCGCCGCCGTCGCTTTCCTCAAGCGCCACAACTGGCCCGGCAACGTGCGCGAGCTGAAGAACCGGGTACAGCGCGCGGTGATCATGTGCGACGGCGCGAGCATAGGACCGCTCGACCTTGGCTGCGACGTGGAGCCTGCGGCGATGCCGGTTCCCTCCGGTGACGGGGTCTCGCTGAAGGCCGCCCGCGAGCGGATGGAGCGCGAGATGATACAGCAGGCGATCGAGCGCCAGCAGGGGAATATCATGAAGGCGGCCGAGGAACTCGGGGTGAGCCGCCCGACGCTGTACGACCTGATGAAGAAGCTCTCCATCCACCCGTAGGCAGACGAAGAAAGGTAACGCATGAGCGTCAATGGGAACCTGGCCGAGCGCGTGCAGCAGGAATCCGCTTTTCTGGCAGGCGTCGTCTCCGCGGTGGAAAACGTGGTCGTGGGGCAGCGCCCGCTCATCGAACGGATCCTGGTCGCGCTTTTGTCCAACGGCCACCTCCTGATCGAGGGGGTTCCGGGGCTCGCCAAGACCACCCTGGTCAAGACCCTCGCCTCCCTGATCGACGCCCGGTTCCAGCGCATCCAGTTCACTCCCGACCTCCTTCCCGCCGACCTTTTGGGGACCCTGGTGTACAACCCGCGCGAGGGCGATTTCACTACCCGCAAGGGGCCGATCTTCACCAACATCCTCCTCGCTGACGAGATCAACCGCGCCCCCGCCAAGGTGCACAGCGCGCTCCTGGAAGCGATGGAGGAGCGCCAGGTGACCATCAGCGACAGCTCCTACCCGCTTTCCGAGCCGTTCCTGGTCATGGCTACCCAGAACCCCATCGAGCAGGAGGGGACCTACCCGCTCCCCGAGGCGCAGATGGACCGCTTCATGCTCAAGGCGAAGGTGGGATACCCCAGCCGCGCCGACGAGCTGGAGATCATGCGCCGCACCGCCCGCACCTCCCGCAGCTTTTCCGCCGCACCTCTCATCCACCCCGACGACATCCTGCGCGCCCGGGCGCTGGTGGACGACATCTACCTGGACCCGAAGATCGAGAAGTACATCCTCGACCTGGTGCTCGCCACCCGCGACCCGGAAAGCTACGGCTTCGCCGATCTCGCCGGCCTCATCGCCTACGGTGCCTCGCCCAGAGCGAGCATCTACCTCTGCATCGCCTCCCGCGCCCTGGCCCTTTTGCGCGGCCGAGGCTACGTGGTGCCGCAGGACGTGAAGGAGATAGGGCCGGATCTCTTGCGCCACCGCATCATTGTGAGCTACGAGGCGGACGCCCAGGGGGTGGGGGTGGAGGGGATCGTGGAAGAGCTCTTTTCCCGGACCGAGGTGCCATGACCGCCCAGGCTCCCTCCCCAGACCAGCTGCGCCGCCTGCGGGTACTTTCCTCCCGCCTGGTTACCGGGCTCTTCGCCGGGGAGTACCGGAGCGTCTTTAAGGGGAGGGGGATGGAGTTCGAAGGCGTGCGGGAGTACCAGCCCGGGGACGACGTCCGCAACATCGACTGGAACGTGACGGCGCGCGCCGGTCGTCCCTTTCTGAAGCAGTTCGTCGAGGAGCGCGAGCTGAACCTGATGCTCCTGGTGGATCGTTCCGCCTCGCTTGCCTGTCCCACACCCCGCGGCGCCAAGAGCCGCCTCGCCGCCGAGGCAGCCGCGCTTTTGGCCCTGGCCGCCGCGAAGAGCAACGACCGGGTCGGCCTAATCACCTGCAGCGACCGGGTGGAGAGCTTCATTCCCCCAGCCAAGGGGGCGCGCCAGGCGCAGCGCATCGTCGCCTCCCTTAGCTGCAACGCTTCTTCCGGCGGCGGCACCGACCTGGCAGCCGCGCTCGATTACCTGGCGCGGGTCGCCCGCCGCGCCGGCACCCTCTGCATCGTTTCCGACTTTCTCTCCCCCGATTTCAGCCGCGAACTCGCCGCCGTCGCTCGCCGCCACGAGGTGGTGGCGCTGGTCGTCACCGACCCCTCCGACTTCGAGCTTCCGAACGGAGGGCTCCTGGACCTCAGCGACGAGGAGAGCGGGAGGTGCAGCCTGATCGACAGCGCGAGCCCCAAGGTGCGGCGCTTCTTTCGGGAAGCCGCGCTGGAGAGGCGCGCAAGGCTCCTGGAGTCGTTCGCCTCCCTCGGCGTGAAGCACCTGGAGCTTTCCACCACTGAGCCGCCGCTGCACGCCCTGGTCCGTTTCTTCCAGGGGAACCGCCGCCAGGGGAGGCGCTGAAGTGAGCGCCGGCCTCTATGCAGCGCTTGCCGCAGCGCCCCTTTCGGCGACGCTTGCCTCGCTGAGGGGGCCGCTCCCGGCGCCTGAGGCGCCCCCTTTCACGCTTACCCTTCTTTACCTCGCCCTCAGTGCGTTCATTGTCATCGCCTGGCGCCGCCGCAAAAGGCTCCCCCCCGCCGGCGCGGCTCTCCCTGCCGATGCCCCCGAGACGCTGCCGCTACTGGAGGAGGTCGCAACGCGCTTCGAAGCGGGGCAGTTCTCCCCCGAGGAACTCTGTATCATTCTCGCTTCCCTGGCCCGGGTCAGCCTTTCGCAGCGCACCGGCCTTCCCGCCAGTCGCCTGACCAGCGCGGAACTGCTGGAACAGGCTGAAGCCTCGGGGCTCCTCACCCCTATCGAACTGGGACAGGCGGCCGAGCTCTTCCAGCTCTGCGACCGGGTGAAGTTCGCCGCCGAACTGCCCGATGATGAACGGGCGCGGCGCTCGCTGGAACTCGCACGCCTGCTCTTTACCCCCTCCGGGAGCAAGCCATGAGGTTCCACGACCCGCAGCTGCTGTTTCTCTTGGCCCTCCTGGTCCCCTTGTTCGTCTGGATCCGCCGCAGCGAAGGCCGCCGACCCGCTCTTCCACTGAGCGCCGCGTTTGCGGGGGAACCGCTTCCCGAAACGCTCCGCTCGCGCCTGGCACGCCTCCTTCCTTATCTCCGCCTGGCGGTTCTGGCGCTGGGGATAGTCGCCCTTGCCCGCCCCCAGGCGGTCGCTCGGGAGAGCCAGGTGCAAAGCCGAGGGATGGACCTGGTGCTGGCGCTCGATCTCTCCACCAGCATGCTTGCCGAGGAACAGGGGCGCGAGGGGAGGGGGGAGAATCGCCTGGCTGCGGCCAAACGGGTGCTGTCGGAGTTCATCGGCGCACGCAAGCAGGACCGGATCGGCCTCGTTGCCTTCGCCGGGCGCCCCTATCCGGCGGCCCCGCTCACCTCGGACCACCAGTGGCTGCAGGGGATAGTGGAGCGGCTCGATACCAACTCGGTCGAGGACGGGACCGCTCTGGGCGACGCCATCCTCGCCGGGGTCAACCGGCTGCGCCAGCGCCCTGCCGAAGGCCGCGCCCTCATCCTCATCACCGACGGCCGCAATAACGCAGGAGCGGAGCCACAACTGGCGGCGCAGGCGGCGAAGGCCCTGGGGATAAGGGTCCACGCCATCGGCATCGGTTCGCGCGGCAGCGCCGTGATCCCCGTCCCGTCCCCCTTGGGCGGAACCATCTACCGGCGGCTCGACGCGGACCTCGACGCCGCGACCCTAAAGGGGGTGGCCGAGATCACCGGCGGCCGCTACTTCGAGGCCGGTGACGCGACGGTCCTCTCCAGGGTCTTCGCCGAAATCGACCGACTGGAGCGGACCCCCGTCAAGGAGAAGGTTTTCTTCAGCTACGCCGAACTGTTCCGGCCGCTTCTCGCCGCAGCGCTCCTCCTGTTTCTGGCCGAGATGCTCCTTCGCGGCGGGTGGCTCAGGAGGAGCTGCTGATGGAATGGGGCGCACCGGGATACCTCTGGCTGCTGCTCGCCGGAGCGCCGCTTTCCTTGCTCGCGCTTGGCTCCGCGCGGCGGGCGCGCCTTTTGCGGCAGGAGCTGACCGGCGGCCGTCAGGAGAAGGTGGTTGATTTTCTCCCCTGGGGCGTCGCTGCCGCCGCCATGATGCTCCTGGTCGCGGCCCTGGCCGGTCCCCGTTTCGGCGAGGAACCGCGCGAGCGGCTGGCGCAGGGAGGAGACATCCTGTTTCTCCTGGACACCTCCAAGAGCATGCTCACCCGGGATCTCGGCCAAAGCCGGCTTGCCGCCGCCAAGGAGGCGGTGCGGCAGGCTATGGCAGGGCTAAAGGGGGAGCGGGTGGGACTTGTCGTCTTCGCCGGGAGCGCCTTCCTGGTCTGCCCGCTCACCACCGACTATGCGCTTTTCGATCAAGTGCTCAAGGAGGCGGGGGAGGAGACCCTGCCTCTTCCCGGGACCTCGCTTGCCGCAGCGCTCAAAGAGGCGCGCCGTGCATTGCAAGGTGAGGGTGATGAGCCGAAGGTCGTGGTGCTTTTAAGCGACGGCGAAGACCATGAAGGTGAATACGTTGCCGCCGCTCGCGCCCTGAACGCAGCGGGGGTGAAGCTTTACGCCGTCGCCGCCGGAACCTTGCCGGGGGGACCGATCCCGCTTCCGGGGGGCGGGGTCCAGAAGGATCGGGACGGCAGCTTCGTGCTCAGCCGGCTGCGCCCCGAAACGCTGCGGGAGGCGGCTCAAGCGGGGGGAGGGGAGATGGTCGACATCGCAGCGCTTCCCGCCCGGCTCGCCACCCTGCCGCTGCAAAAGAGCGCAGCCAAACCGGCGTCGAGCCGGCAGACCCAGCGGGAACGTTTCCAGGTCCCGCTCGCGCTCGCGCTCGCGCTCGCGCTCTTGTGCGCAGAGCCGCTTCTTCTCTTCCGGGGTAGGCCATGAGACACAAACTTTCAGCCGTTCTCCTTGTTCTTATCTTCCTGACCGGGCTCTATCCCGTGCTGCGCCATGACCTCTTCCACTTCGCCTGGCGGCAAGGGAGGGAGGCGCTGTCCCGCGGCGACAACGAGCGGGGCCTAGCCGCCTTTGCCTGGGCCGAAAGGATGCGCGGGGGCGAGCCTCTTCTTGCCTACGACGCCGGCGTCGCCTTCTACCGGGCTGGGGAGTACGCCCAAGCCTTAGAGCGTTTTTCCGCCGCTAGCGCCGCCGGCGATCCCGGCTTGAAAGAAGCCGCGCTCTACAACAGAGGGAACGCCGCGGTCAAGGAAGCGGAAAGAAAAGGGGGCGATGCCTCTGGCGCCGCGGCGCTGCTGCGGCAGGCGGAGACGAGCTACCGTCAGGCGATGGAGTTGAACCCGCGCGCCGTGGACGCGAAGCGCAACCTGGAACTGGTCCGCGTGCGGCTTCAAGCGCTCGACGCCGCGAAAGTCGGCGCCCCCGGGATGAAATCGCGCGGCAGTTCGGCAGAGCCGCAGGCCGCAAGCCGAGATTGGCAGGGGGGAGAGCAGGGGAAAGAACAGGGAGCAAAGAGCCGCGGCAACAGGGCCGGGGAGGAGTCGGACCAGGCGGCGCGGCACGGGCGGCGCGCGGCGGAGATGTCCCGGGAGGATGCCGAGCGCCTCTTAGCCGAGGAGCGCGGGCGTGAGACGCTGGTGCCGCAGGTTTTGGGTGCCGGCGGCAAGGGGCGCCATGCCCCCGCCGGGAAGGAGTGGTGAAGATGAGATTCCCGCTTCTTTCGCTCTGCCTCATGGCGCTCATGAGCCCGGCGGCGGCAGGCGCCGAGGAGGCCGGCCCCGCCGCAGAACCGCTCCGTCTCGAACTGAAGCTGGCAAGGGCGCGGGTCTACCCGCGCATGCCGGTCCCGGTGACGGTAAGGCTCATGGTGCGGGATGCGCAGTTGCGCGGGATAGGCTACCCCCGGCTTTCCCACCGCACTTTGCAGGTGGGGGAGTTCTCGCTTCCCGCGAAGCGCGAGCTGGTTTTGGAGGGGGCCACTTACACCGCCTACGACTTCACCACCGTAGTCAGCGCCAGGCAAAGCGGGAGCTACCGTTTGGGCCCGGCCGAGCTGGAAGCCGAACTACTCTCCCCGGCGTCCGGCGCGGCGGCCTTTTTCGGCGCCACCGAATCGAAGCCGGTCGCGCTCAAGTCGCAGCCGCTTGCCCTCACCGTGCTCCCCGTCCCGATGCAGGGGCGCCCGGACGGCTTTACCGGCGCAGTCGGGCGCTTCACGGTGAGCGTATCAGCCCGCCCCCGCGAAGTGAGCGCCGGCGACCCGATCACCGTGCGCACCGTGATAAGGGGGGAAGGGGCCGAGCGCGAATTCTCCTGCCGCCCCATCGAGGCCCGCGGCTTCAGGGGGTATCCCCCTGTTCAGGAAAAAGGGGCGGGGGAGCTTGTCTGCGAACAGCTTATGGTGCCGGAGACCGGGGGCGCGGTGGAGATTCCCCCGGTCCGGATCAGCTTCTTCAACCCCTCCGCGGGGCGTTTCGGCACGGCCCAAAGCGAGGCGCTAGCGCTTAAGGTGCGCCCTGCCGCAGCCGCTGCTGCTGCCCTGTCTGACGGGTCTGACAGGTCCGACAGGTCCGACAGGTCCGACAGGTCCGACAGGTCCGACAAGTCCGACAAGTCCGACAAGTCCGACCGAACAGGCGCCTTCTGGCTGGCGCTTTCCGCTCTCGCGGCGCTCGCAGCTGCCGTCTTACTCTGCAGGAGGCTGCGCCGACAGACGCCGCCGTCCGGCGACGGCAGGCAGGGCTGGCTTGCCGCGGCCCGCTCGGCACACGCCTCCGGCGACGCGAGCGCCTTTTATAGCGCCGCCTTCAGGCTGCTGCAGCGGGTGGGGGGGGAGCGCCAGGGGCTCCCCGCGGCGGGCTGGACCGGCCCGCTGCCGGAGGGTGCGTTCGGCCGGGAGCAGCAGGAGAGCCTTGCCGCGCTCCTTGCGCGCTGCGACCGGGTCCGTTACGGCGGAGAGATCCCGCAGCCCGAGCAGATGGCCGCGGATCTGCTTCTCCTGGAGCAAGCGGAGGGTCCTTCAACGGCATGGGAAAATATTTGACATTGAATAATGCTTACCGTTTAATGTGTAACGCAGCCTTCCCTTTTTAATTGTGCCAACGCGGCGCCCTTTCTTTTTTCGGCGTATCTAGCCGTCTCGTCAGGAGGACCGTCATGAAGAAACTCTCCTTGCTCATGTTGTCTGTCGTCATCGCCGCCACGGTCCTCATTCCCCCCGCTTTCGCCGCCGAAAAACAAAAGAGTGTAGCCGTCTCCAAGCAGGACCTCTCGCTGAAGCTGGAGGTTGAGAACGCCATCGGCAAGGGGCTCTCCTGGCTCGCCTTGCGCCAGAATTCGGCGGGGCATTGGTCCCAGCCGGAATACCCGGCGCTCTCGGCCCTGGTGCTCACTTCCTTCCAGGGGGACCCGTCTGGGTTTTACAAACGGAAGTACGAGCCGCAGATCGGCAAGGGGTACCGCTACCTCCTCTCCAACGTCAGGCCCGACGGCGGCATCTACGGCAAGGATCTCGCCAACTACAACACCTCCATCTCCATGATGGCGCTCCTTATGTCCAACAACCCCGAGTACGAGCCGGTTCTCAAAAGGGCCCGCGGCTTCCTGGTCGGGCTCCAGGACAAGAGGGGTGACCAGTTCGACGGCGGCATCGGCTATGGCGGCAGCTACAAGAACTCGGACATCGTCAACACCTCTTTCGCCCTGGAGGCGCTGCACTACACCCGCTACCTGAAGAGCGACGTGGCGGGGGAGGCCGAGGACCTGGACTGGAAGGCGGTGGTGAAGTTCATCTCCCGCACCCAGAACCTCCCCGGCTATAACGACCAGAAGTGGGTCACCGGCGACGCCGAAAACCGCGGCGGGTTCGTCTATTTCCCCGGCGACTCGAAGGCAGGCGACAAACTCCTCCCCGACGGCCGGGTGGCGCTCCGCTCCTACGGCAGCGGCTCCTATGCCGGGCTTTTGAGTTACATCTACGCGCAGATGGACAAGAACGACCCCCGCGTGAAAGAGGTCTACAACTGGCTCAGCGCGAACTATACGCTTGAGGAAAATCCGGGGATGGGGCAGGAAGGGCTTTACTACTACTACCACACCATGGCCAAGGCCCTGAGCACCTACGGCGTGGACAGCATCAAGCTCAAAAACGGCAAGACCGTCAACTGGCGCACCGACCTGGCCAAGCGCTTCCTCGACCTACAGAAGGAGGACGGCTCCTGGGTGAACCCCACCGGCCGCTGGTGGGAGAGGGATCCGGTCCTGGTCACCTCCTATTCCGTGCTCACCCTGGAGATCCTGTACCGGGGACTGTGAT
Proteins encoded in this region:
- a CDS encoding AAA family ATPase — protein: MSVNGNLAERVQQESAFLAGVVSAVENVVVGQRPLIERILVALLSNGHLLIEGVPGLAKTTLVKTLASLIDARFQRIQFTPDLLPADLLGTLVYNPREGDFTTRKGPIFTNILLADEINRAPAKVHSALLEAMEERQVTISDSSYPLSEPFLVMATQNPIEQEGTYPLPEAQMDRFMLKAKVGYPSRADELEIMRRTARTSRSFSAAPLIHPDDILRARALVDDIYLDPKIEKYILDLVLATRDPESYGFADLAGLIAYGASPRASIYLCIASRALALLRGRGYVVPQDVKEIGPDLLRHRIIVSYEADAQGVGVEGIVEELFSRTEVP
- a CDS encoding vWA domain-containing protein — protein: MRFHDPQLLFLLALLVPLFVWIRRSEGRRPALPLSAAFAGEPLPETLRSRLARLLPYLRLAVLALGIVALARPQAVARESQVQSRGMDLVLALDLSTSMLAEEQGREGRGENRLAAAKRVLSEFIGARKQDRIGLVAFAGRPYPAAPLTSDHQWLQGIVERLDTNSVEDGTALGDAILAGVNRLRQRPAEGRALILITDGRNNAGAEPQLAAQAAKALGIRVHAIGIGSRGSAVIPVPSPLGGTIYRRLDADLDAATLKGVAEITGGRYFEAGDATVLSRVFAEIDRLERTPVKEKVFFSYAELFRPLLAAALLLFLAEMLLRGGWLRRSC
- a CDS encoding nucleotide sugar dehydrogenase, which encodes MTVERIVSVVGLGYVGLPVAVAFGKVRRAIGFDINGTRIKELCEGYDRTAEVEAGDLAQADILFTDRVEDLAQANFHIVAVPTPIDEANQPDLSLVCRASETVGKALKKGDIVVYESTVYPGVTEDECVPVLERVSGLKGGIDFKVGYSPERINPGDKEHTFTKIKKVVSGQDSETLEVVAEVYSSVVTAGVFRASSIKVAEAAKVIENTQRDLNIALMNELALIFDRLGIDTSEVLAAAGSKWNFLKFSPGLVGGHCIGVDPYYLTHKAEKLGYIPQVILAGRRINDGMGKFVAQRAVKEIIRAGHPVLNAVVTVLGITFKENCPDIRNSKVIDIVKELKDYGMQVQVCDPMADPEETLHEYGVRLTPREQLKPAVAVVAAVAHAEFASLAAPELLALMGPNPVLIDVKSMFDRERVEEAGVKVWAL
- the prsR gene encoding PEP-CTERM-box response regulator transcription factor produces the protein MKKLLIVDDNDDIRQQLKWGLNQEFQVLLAADGREALQQFKSEKPDVVVLDLGLPPYADSSVEGFRCLDEMLGLNPAAKVIMLTGNNERENALKAMRMGAFDFYAKPPVLSELKVIITRAFHLANIDEQNLRQVSSQSEDGEQWGMVGSCPEMQAVFHTIRKVAGSNAPILITGESGTGKELVAGAIHEASSRNKGPLVAINCGAIPENLLESELFGHEKGAFTGAHAAVRGKLQFAHKGTLFLDEIGELPVNLQVKLLRFLQEGTIQRVGGREEIAIDARTTCATNVDIAKAIEEGRFREDLYYRIGVINIKLPPLRERGDDILLIAENFLRLYCKENKKKTVRFSTAAVAFLKRHNWPGNVRELKNRVQRAVIMCDGASIGPLDLGCDVEPAAMPVPSGDGVSLKAARERMEREMIQQAIERQQGNIMKAAEELGVSRPTLYDLMKKLSIHP
- the prsK gene encoding XrtA/PEP-CTERM system histidine kinase PrsK; amino-acid sequence: MALSLVAIILLLFAMLRIIRLERKSACRTLLAIPFCAVAFLEFFDFAALYQFFPEVDWKRLSLGVEALLPALWLLVSLTYARDLPERGLSRSTRLMLAGAFALVLVPVLMPGEALYYAPDFPLERMLFLTDVGYYFYVAMLVLLVVALMNLESTLVNASSEALWRVKLDIVALGSVLAVCVFYYTNALLYRSLNMELVPLRSLVSIIAALMIVYSRTHWRGTAQVKVSQAVLLKSVVLTVIAGYLLLLGSIGEGMKYFGALFPRVLALSLGFIAGMLLLLLLLSERAQRELKVFLHKHFYQSKYDYRAQWLGLTERLANFESGDGLLRLVLSAYCDIFGVRGGALFLHQDGCGWFCATGIQELEEVRVTIAADNPLIAYLRDRRWVFCSRDDNPEILEANCRWLRELKVSFAIPLFEGEALTGFIVLGEQVVPDEEYRYEDYDLMKAIARQASVAIQHQRLSEQLTQAKAMEAVGNLATFVVHDLKNLAATVSLVVENAREHLDNPEFQKDMLSSLGNTTRKMHTLIGRLRNLGESELLHMRPVDLLALARHSARQVQGRAVTVQGTPEKVIGDEEELEKVLLNLFLNAVEASEPGTQIVAEVGCADSPYLKVSDSGCGMSPLFIRNELFAPFKTTKQAGLGIGLYQCRQIVAAHGGRIEVCSVEGEGTVFTVWFPSPALGAERVITQPA
- a CDS encoding DUF58 domain-containing protein, which encodes MTAQAPSPDQLRRLRVLSSRLVTGLFAGEYRSVFKGRGMEFEGVREYQPGDDVRNIDWNVTARAGRPFLKQFVEERELNLMLLVDRSASLACPTPRGAKSRLAAEAAALLALAAAKSNDRVGLITCSDRVESFIPPAKGARQAQRIVASLSCNASSGGGTDLAAALDYLARVARRAGTLCIVSDFLSPDFSRELAAVARRHEVVALVVTDPSDFELPNGGLLDLSDEESGRCSLIDSASPKVRRFFREAALERRARLLESFASLGVKHLELSTTEPPLHALVRFFQGNRRQGRR